Proteins from a single region of Mucilaginibacter daejeonensis:
- a CDS encoding DUF4126 family protein gives MKDQQNTQITHPLWQAIGIGVIAGSRSMTGPALAAHILRRHDTHELDGSALRFLRSGTAETAFKLMALAEFVGDKMPTAPDRIGLPGLIGRFATGALAGAAMFKAGKRNTYLGAMIGGGAAILSTYGTFYLRKSTVKSSKLIDPVIGALEDALVLSAGAGLAKAA, from the coding sequence ATGAAAGATCAACAGAATACCCAGATCACACACCCGTTATGGCAAGCCATTGGTATCGGGGTGATAGCCGGTTCGCGCTCCATGACCGGGCCAGCACTGGCCGCACACATTTTACGCCGACACGATACTCATGAGCTGGATGGCTCAGCCTTACGCTTCTTGCGTTCAGGCACGGCCGAAACTGCTTTTAAATTGATGGCCCTGGCCGAGTTCGTGGGCGATAAAATGCCCACCGCGCCGGACCGAATAGGCCTACCCGGACTGATCGGCCGTTTTGCTACCGGCGCTTTGGCTGGTGCGGCCATGTTCAAAGCCGGTAAACGGAACACTTACCTGGGCGCAATGATCGGCGGCGGCGCTGCCATATTATCCACCTACGGTACCTTTTACCTACGCAAGTCCACGGTGAAAAGCAGCAAGCTTATCGATCCGGTGATCGGTGCGTTGGAGGATGCCCTGGTGCTTAGCGCAGGAGCCGGATTGGCTAAAGCGGCGTAA
- the rplU gene encoding 50S ribosomal protein L21, with protein sequence MYAIVDIAGQQFKVAKDQQIFVHRLQGDEGASIEFDKVLLAENEGKFSLGSALSSAKVSATILSHVKGDKVLVFKKKRRKGYKKKNGHRQQFTKIAITGITL encoded by the coding sequence ATGTACGCAATAGTAGATATAGCCGGACAGCAATTTAAAGTTGCAAAAGACCAGCAGATCTTTGTACACCGCTTGCAAGGAGATGAAGGCGCTAGTATTGAATTTGACAAAGTATTGTTAGCTGAGAACGAAGGTAAATTTTCGTTAGGCAGTGCCTTGAGCAGTGCTAAAGTATCAGCTACGATCCTGTCTCATGTAAAAGGTGACAAAGTGTTGGTCTTCAAAAAGAAACGCAGAAAAGGTTACAAAAAGAAGAACGGTCACCGTCAGCAATTCACTAAGATCGCTATCACAGGCATCACTTTATAA
- a CDS encoding mechanosensitive ion channel family protein → MMQIQAKLPPDLLDYSQHMPSFIWNLCIAITALIIGLILKFVTSRLLRIYANKQNDYSFFRSFITHLSTPVTYFIPLVVLKAMMPLMRMYKTYYALLDRVTSILLIIVFAILLIRAIRVLEDYVYHFYDLNKSDNLKERKIRTQLKFLRKLLVAIIVFVTIALVLLSFESFRKLGAGLLTGVGIGGIIIGFAAQNSLGNLLAGMQLAFTQPIRIDDVLVVEGEWGRVEDITLTYVVLRIWDQRRLILPINYFITKPFQNWTRISADIIGSVFLYMDYTIPLAPLRAEFDRLMLNTKLCDGKVKALQVTDAKERTMEIRMLVSARNSSDAFDLRCYVRENMITFIQQNYPGSLPKIRTDINDKFPQAIPESAITPL, encoded by the coding sequence ATGATGCAGATACAAGCCAAGCTCCCGCCTGATCTTTTAGATTATTCACAGCACATGCCCTCGTTCATTTGGAACCTGTGCATCGCTATCACCGCCCTGATCATCGGGCTTATTCTCAAATTCGTTACTTCAAGGTTGCTGCGGATATATGCTAACAAGCAGAACGATTACTCTTTCTTCCGCTCCTTCATCACTCACCTGAGTACGCCGGTCACTTATTTTATCCCTCTGGTGGTGCTCAAAGCCATGATGCCGCTTATGCGGATGTATAAAACTTACTATGCCCTGCTCGACCGCGTGACCAGCATCCTGCTTATCATCGTTTTTGCCATACTGCTGATCAGGGCCATACGGGTGCTTGAAGATTATGTGTACCACTTTTACGACCTCAACAAGTCAGACAACTTGAAGGAACGTAAGATACGCACGCAACTCAAGTTCTTGCGCAAGCTGCTGGTGGCTATCATTGTGTTCGTCACCATTGCCTTGGTATTGTTGAGTTTCGAGAGTTTCCGCAAGTTAGGTGCCGGTCTATTGACCGGTGTGGGTATAGGCGGTATTATCATTGGTTTTGCCGCACAGAACTCATTAGGCAACCTTTTGGCAGGCATGCAGCTGGCCTTTACACAGCCGATCAGGATAGATGACGTGCTGGTGGTAGAGGGCGAATGGGGCCGTGTAGAAGACATCACACTGACCTACGTGGTGCTGCGTATATGGGATCAGCGCCGCCTGATCTTACCCATCAATTACTTCATCACCAAGCCATTCCAGAACTGGACCCGCATATCGGCCGATATCATTGGCTCAGTATTCTTATATATGGACTATACCATACCGCTCGCCCCGTTGCGTGCCGAATTTGACCGCCTGATGCTGAACACTAAATTATGCGATGGCAAGGTGAAAGCCCTGCAGGTGACCGACGCTAAAGAACGTACCATGGAGATACGGATGCTGGTAAGCGCACGTAACTCATCAGATGCTTTTGACCTGCGTTGTTACGTGCGCGAAAATATGATCACCTTCATCCAGCAAAACTATCCGGGTAGCCTGCCTAAGATCCGTACCGATATCAACGACAAGTTCCCGCAGGCCATCCCTGAGTCGGCCATTACGCCGCTTTAG